Proteins from a single region of Microtus ochrogaster isolate Prairie Vole_2 linkage group LG5, MicOch1.0, whole genome shotgun sequence:
- the Pm20d2 gene encoding peptidase M20 domain-containing protein 2, with protein sequence MGPVVERPAEAGTSGVAELERLKQRAAERIDEAAERLGALSRAIWSAPELAYEEQRAHGELTRFFEREPPAGSWAVQPHFRLPTAFRAEWAPPEAATGPGALQLAFLCEYDALPALGHACGHNLIAEVGVAAALGLRAALEGVAAPPPVKVIVLGTPAEEEGGGKIDLIEAGAFKDLDVVFMAHPSQEDAAYLPDVAEHDVTVKYYGKASHAAAYPWEGVNALDAAVLAYNNLSALRQQMKPTWRLHGIIKNGGVKPNIIPSYSELIYYFRAPSMKELQVLTKRAEDSFRAAALATGCAVEIKSEAHDYYNVLPNKTLCSAYVENGKKLGIDFISEDAVLNGPSGSTDFGNVSFVVPGIHPYFYIGTDALNHTEQYTEAAGSQEAQLYTLRTAKALAMTALDVIFKPELLEGIREEFKSKLQEEQLLNTPA encoded by the exons ATGGGTCCGGTGGTTGAGCGGCCCGCTGAGGCGGGCACGAGCGGCGTCGCCGAGCTGGAGCGGCTGAAGCAGCGCGCGGCCGAGCGCATCGACGAGGCGGCCGAGCGCCTGGGCGCGCTGAGCCGCGCCATCTGGAGCGCGCCCGAGCTGGCCTACGAGGAGCAGCGCGCGCACGGCGAGCTCACGCGCTTCTTCGAGCGCGAGCCTCCGGCGGGGTCGTGGGCTGTGCAGCCGCACTTCCGGCTCCCCACCGCCTTCCGTGCCGAGTGGGCGCCGCCGGAGGCCGCCACGGGGCCCGGCGCGCTGCAGCTGGCCTTCCTCTGCGAGTATGACGCGCTGCCCGCCCTGGGCCACGCCTGCGGTCACAACCTCATCGCCGAGGTCGGGGTGGCTGCTGCTCTGGGCCTGCGGGCTGCCCTCGAGGGCGTCGCCGCGCCACCGCCTGTCAAG GTCATTGTCTTGGGAACCCCTGCAGAAGAAGAAGGTGGTGGCAAAATCGATTTAATTGAAGCAGGTGCTTTTAAAGATCTCGATGTTGTTTTCATGGCTCATCCATCTCAAGAGGATGCCGCCTATCTACCGGACGTGGCCGAGCATGA TGTTACGGTGAAATACTATGGGAAGGCCTCTCATGCTGCTGCTTACCCTTGGGAGGGAGTGAATGCCTTAGATGCTGCAGTCCTTGCCTATAACAACCTCTCTGCATTAAGACAACAGATGAAACCAACCTGGAGACTTCATG GTATAATAAAAAATGGTGGTGTAAAGCCCAACATCATCCCCTCTTACTCTGAATTAATCTACTACTTCCGTGCACCCTCGATGAAAGAGCTTCAGGTTCTGACCAAAAGGGCAGAAGATTCCTTCAGAGCTGCTGCTTTGGCTACAGGCTGCGCA GTGGAAATTAAAAGTGAAGCACACGATTATTACAATGTTCTTCCCAATAAAACACTGTGCAGTGCATATGTGGAGAATGGGAAGAAACTGGGCATAGACTTCATCTCAGAAGATGCAGTATTGAATGGCCCTTCAG GCTCTACTGATTTTGGAAATGTCAGCTTTGTGGTTCCTGGGATTCACCCTTATTTTTACATTGGGACCGATGCCTTGAATCACACGGAACAGTACACGGAAGCTGCAG GATCACAAGAAGCTCAGCTGTACACCTTGCGTACAGCCAAAGCTCTGGCCATGACTGCACTGGACGTCATCTTTAAACCTGAGTTGCTGGAGGGAATCAGAGAAGAGTTTAAATCGAAGCTTCAAGAAGAACAGCTTTTAAACACACCAGCGTAG